A genomic region of Paenibacillus sp. PL2-23 contains the following coding sequences:
- a CDS encoding translation factor GTPase family protein produces the protein MKRITIGLFAHVDAGKTTLAEQLLYHTESIRTRGRVDHKDAFLDSHDIERARGITVFADQAMMDYEGARYYLIDTPGHVDFSPEMERAVQVIDYAIIIVSAVEGVQGHTETVWQLLRKQQVPTFFFVNKTDRVGADAEGVLQDIRRQLTGDVCSMTECFAGGLIGEELREFMAERDEKLLDAYLAGRSDSDFWLEALRRMVSDSRLYLCAHGSALQDTGVASFLEQLHLVSTARFDENGSFGGRVYKIKHDASGVRHTYIKALSGRLKVREQLQYDSGGIQYDEKLTRIWLVNGARSQQVEQVTAGDLFAVVGLSAAEAGQGLGLVTDRLAYETEPTLQSKVQFDTSLHVQQVLGAFRILNAEDPSLNVVWEEQLQEIHIRVMGVIQLEVLEQLVKERFQFHISFSQPEILYKESIRSAVTGYGHFEPLRHYAEVHLLLEPGERGSGLQFESSCHPEVLGYSYQNLIRTHLYEREHHGLLTGKPITDVKITLLRGAAHNEHTHGGDFREASFRALRQGLEKADNLLLEPYYHVKIKVGIDDMGRVLSDIQRASGTFEPPQTMEGSHAIITGRVPVSTFMDYSTELASFTHGRGSIRCTFSGYDLCHNAEEVIERIGYRKEADPLYTSSSIFCAKGAGYSVPWDEAEAKMHLL, from the coding sequence ATGAAAAGAATAACCATAGGCTTGTTCGCTCATGTCGATGCGGGCAAAACGACCCTTGCAGAACAGCTTTTGTACCATACCGAAAGTATTCGGACGAGGGGGCGGGTCGATCATAAGGACGCGTTCCTGGACAGCCATGACATCGAACGGGCCAGAGGCATAACCGTGTTCGCCGATCAGGCGATGATGGACTATGAAGGCGCCCGGTATTATTTGATCGATACGCCTGGTCATGTCGATTTTTCCCCGGAGATGGAACGGGCCGTCCAGGTCATTGATTACGCCATCATAATTGTAAGCGCGGTGGAAGGCGTTCAGGGCCATACCGAAACCGTCTGGCAGCTGCTGCGCAAGCAACAGGTGCCGACGTTCTTCTTCGTGAACAAGACCGACCGGGTTGGAGCGGACGCGGAGGGGGTTCTGCAGGACATACGGCGCCAGTTGACCGGTGATGTATGCTCCATGACGGAGTGCTTCGCCGGCGGCCTCATAGGGGAGGAGCTGCGCGAGTTTATGGCAGAGCGGGACGAGAAGCTGCTGGATGCCTATCTTGCAGGGCGGAGCGACTCGGATTTCTGGCTGGAAGCGCTGCGGAGAATGGTGAGCGACAGCCGTCTCTACTTATGTGCGCACGGCTCGGCGCTGCAGGACACGGGTGTGGCGTCATTTTTGGAGCAGCTGCATCTGGTATCCACTGCCCGCTTTGACGAGAACGGCTCGTTCGGAGGCCGCGTGTACAAAATCAAGCATGACGCGAGCGGCGTGAGACACACGTATATCAAAGCTTTAAGCGGCCGGCTGAAGGTGCGGGAGCAGCTCCAATATGACAGCGGCGGGATTCAATACGACGAGAAGCTGACCAGAATTTGGCTCGTCAATGGCGCCAGATCCCAGCAGGTGGAGCAGGTAACGGCAGGCGATTTGTTCGCGGTTGTGGGCTTGTCTGCGGCGGAAGCCGGACAAGGATTAGGTCTGGTCACGGACAGGCTTGCCTACGAAACGGAGCCGACACTGCAGTCGAAGGTACAGTTCGACACATCGCTGCATGTGCAGCAGGTGCTGGGGGCGTTCCGTATTCTGAATGCGGAGGATCCCTCTCTGAATGTCGTCTGGGAGGAGCAGCTGCAGGAGATACATATTCGGGTCATGGGCGTCATTCAGCTGGAGGTGCTGGAGCAGCTCGTGAAGGAGAGATTCCAGTTCCATATCTCCTTCAGCCAGCCGGAAATCTTGTACAAGGAAAGCATTCGCTCGGCGGTAACGGGTTATGGGCACTTCGAGCCGCTCCGGCACTATGCCGAGGTCCATCTCTTGCTGGAGCCGGGAGAGCGGGGCAGCGGGTTGCAATTCGAGAGCAGCTGCCATCCGGAGGTGCTTGGCTACAGCTATCAGAATCTGATCCGGACCCATCTCTACGAACGGGAGCATCACGGACTGCTGACAGGCAAGCCGATTACGGATGTGAAAATAACGCTGCTGCGAGGCGCCGCGCACAACGAGCATACGCATGGGGGAGATTTCCGCGAGGCGTCATTCCGCGCGCTGCGGCAAGGCTTGGAGAAGGCCGATAATCTGCTGCTGGAGCCTTATTACCATGTCAAAATCAAGGTAGGCATCGACGACATGGGTCGGGTGCTGTCGGATATACAGCGCGCCTCCGGCACGTTCGAGCCGCCGCAGACAATGGAAGGCAGCCATGCCATCATCACGGGAAGGGTGCCCGTGTCGACCTTCATGGATTACAGCACCGAGCTTGCCTCCTTCACGCATGGCCGAGGCAGCATCCGCTGCACCTTCAGCGGCTACGACCTTTGCCACAATGCGGAGGAGGTCATCGAGCGAATCGGCTATCGCAAGGAAGCCGACCCCCTCTACACCTCCTCCTCCATCTTCTGTGCCAAAGGCGCGGGCTACTCGGTGCCATGGGATGAGGCGGAGGCCAAGATGCACCTGCTGTAA
- a CDS encoding copper amine oxidase N-terminal domain-containing protein, protein MTNKMGKTLLSTLSVAVLSISTGAAVFANGGGTDPVSIKPIMANVEQEQTEQEQASHYMSVTGIIKAIEPYGLNEDMEMVTLEAEDGSITNLIMSEQTYLLDELAVGSSIIAFYDASLPVIMIYPPQYTAVAIALADDKRNVKVDSFDENLVSADGSLKLNLSEETTILQTDGTAYEGELAGRDLVVVYGPVTRSIPAQTTPEQVTVLPVKDEPEQGVSAEEDVIITDLGNVEEKLLLINGQAITAPSAYLHENGTVMVPLRAAAEALGYELTWEAETRTVRVGPVISLQIGEDEYLYAKMAPFRLGTAPVLSGGVTYVPVSFFKTVLRAEAVSVDAEHISIQE, encoded by the coding sequence ATGACAAACAAAATGGGAAAAACCTTGCTAAGCACCTTATCCGTGGCCGTACTGTCCATATCTACCGGCGCCGCTGTCTTCGCGAACGGAGGAGGCACCGACCCGGTGTCCATTAAGCCGATCATGGCAAATGTCGAGCAAGAGCAAACAGAGCAGGAGCAGGCTTCACATTATATGTCCGTAACGGGCATCATTAAAGCCATCGAGCCTTATGGCCTGAATGAGGATATGGAGATGGTAACGCTGGAAGCAGAGGATGGCAGCATCACGAATCTGATCATGTCGGAGCAGACCTACTTGCTGGATGAGCTGGCCGTCGGCTCCAGTATTATCGCCTTCTACGACGCGAGTCTGCCCGTCATTATGATCTATCCGCCTCAGTATACAGCAGTCGCCATTGCGCTTGCGGACGACAAACGGAACGTGAAGGTCGATTCTTTTGACGAGAATCTGGTCAGCGCTGACGGATCGCTGAAGCTGAACTTATCCGAGGAAACAACTATCCTTCAGACGGACGGAACGGCTTATGAAGGCGAGCTTGCAGGCCGTGATCTTGTTGTCGTCTATGGACCTGTCACGCGCAGCATTCCGGCTCAGACGACGCCGGAGCAAGTGACTGTTCTTCCTGTTAAGGATGAACCCGAGCAAGGAGTGAGCGCCGAGGAGGACGTGATCATTACCGATCTCGGCAACGTGGAGGAGAAGCTGCTGCTGATTAATGGTCAAGCCATCACAGCGCCAAGCGCTTACTTGCACGAGAACGGGACGGTTATGGTGCCGCTCCGCGCAGCAGCCGAAGCTCTCGGTTATGAGCTGACGTGGGAAGCCGAGACAAGAACGGTTCGCGTAGGTCCCGTCATCTCGCTGCAAATTGGTGAAGACGAATATCTGTACGCCAAGATGGCTCCTTTCCGGCTCGGCACAGCTCCGGTATTGTCCGGCGGCGTAACCTATGTACCCGTCTCCTTCTTCAAGACCGTCCTCCGGGCGGAGGCAGTAAGCGTCGACGCCGAACATATCTCCATTCAAGAGTAG
- the helD gene encoding RNA polymerase recycling motor HelD has protein sequence MIDANEWKREQERLELVTELLRKRIADLEPEVAGLREQVTDIRKQFWEEVTVNTSTNEDFEETFYSIKQQEALLSERERGHRLRVRQYNNMNRLLPSPYFGRMDVEEEGAEGREAVYIGVASFVDEEGLSFLVYDWRTPIASLYYDQSPGAVSYQTPGGTIHGVMHLKRQYLIRNGQLRHVFDTSVTIGDELLQQALGQGADAQMKSIVATIQKEQNAIIRDDRSRMLIVQGAAGSGKTSAALQRVAYLLYKYRERLTADQIVLFSPNPMFNSYVSTVLPELGEENMQQTTMQEYMAKGLGPSLRLEGPFEQLEYVLSAQETPPYAARLQGIKYKSSEAFLEALQGYANWLCREGMTFNELRFRDRVLISAARMSAQFYSYDSSVKLGNRVAMLREWLLGELAVLERQERGADWVQEELSYLDNEHYNEAYRTLLNKHEQSEALFDDITKQYVDAYERLEGPKIGVENVYDFADQEEELLRRRIVKEQFGPLRRDVRRYKFVDSLALYGQLFQDADAYRVMTGMTDVPEHWEAIGLQTREKLARHELFYEDAAPFLFVRELAEGVRTHTEVRHVFVDEGQDYSPFQYAFLQRLFPRARMTVLGDFGQAIFAQATQLHQHDSPLVRLYGEEETSFIRLVRSYRSTREIVAFTGAMLPGGEDIIPFDRSGGKPRLCKLEGAEERVMRVREDLALLQDEGFVSIAVIAKTAAESREACEALMACGVQGARLITEKTLTFTKGIAVIPAYLAKGVEFDAVLIWDASSRSYNRESERKLFYTACTRAMHRLLLYGTGVWTPFVQELDRSLYDEWEWSSGA, from the coding sequence ATGATCGACGCTAACGAATGGAAGCGGGAGCAGGAGAGGCTGGAGCTGGTAACGGAGCTATTGAGGAAGCGGATAGCGGACTTGGAGCCGGAGGTTGCGGGTCTGAGGGAGCAAGTGACAGACATCCGCAAGCAGTTCTGGGAGGAGGTCACCGTTAACACGAGCACCAACGAGGATTTCGAGGAAACCTTCTACAGCATTAAACAGCAGGAGGCGCTGTTGTCGGAGCGGGAGCGAGGCCATCGGCTGCGAGTGCGGCAATATAACAATATGAATCGCCTGCTGCCATCGCCATACTTCGGGAGAATGGATGTGGAGGAGGAGGGCGCCGAAGGCAGGGAAGCCGTCTATATCGGTGTAGCGTCCTTTGTTGATGAGGAGGGTTTAAGCTTCCTCGTGTATGACTGGAGAACGCCGATTGCCAGTCTTTATTATGATCAATCGCCGGGAGCCGTCTCCTATCAGACGCCTGGAGGGACCATTCACGGCGTGATGCACTTGAAGCGACAATACCTGATACGCAACGGCCAACTTCGGCATGTATTCGATACTAGCGTCACGATTGGCGACGAGCTGCTTCAGCAGGCGCTTGGCCAGGGCGCCGACGCACAGATGAAGAGCATCGTGGCGACGATTCAGAAGGAGCAGAATGCCATTATTCGCGACGATCGTAGCCGCATGCTCATCGTTCAGGGAGCGGCAGGAAGCGGGAAGACGTCTGCTGCGCTGCAGCGGGTGGCGTACCTGCTGTATAAATACCGAGAGCGGCTGACAGCCGATCAGATTGTATTGTTTTCGCCGAATCCGATGTTCAACAGCTACGTGTCGACGGTGCTTCCTGAGCTTGGCGAGGAGAATATGCAGCAGACGACGATGCAGGAATATATGGCTAAGGGGCTGGGTCCCTCCCTGCGTCTAGAGGGACCGTTCGAGCAGCTTGAATATGTGCTGTCTGCGCAGGAGACGCCCCCGTATGCCGCCAGGCTGCAGGGCATTAAGTACAAGTCGTCGGAAGCGTTCCTCGAGGCGCTTCAAGGCTACGCGAACTGGCTTTGCCGGGAGGGTATGACCTTCAATGAGCTGCGGTTCAGGGATCGTGTGCTTATCTCGGCAGCGCGAATGTCCGCGCAGTTCTACAGCTACGACAGTTCGGTTAAGCTGGGCAATCGCGTCGCCATGCTGCGAGAGTGGCTGCTGGGTGAGCTGGCAGTGCTGGAGCGCCAGGAGCGGGGGGCCGACTGGGTGCAGGAGGAGCTGAGTTATCTCGATAACGAGCATTACAACGAAGCGTACCGTACATTGCTGAACAAGCATGAGCAATCGGAAGCCTTGTTCGACGATATCACGAAGCAGTATGTTGATGCATACGAGAGGCTCGAGGGTCCTAAGATCGGCGTGGAGAACGTCTACGATTTCGCTGATCAGGAGGAGGAGCTGCTGCGCCGGAGGATCGTGAAGGAGCAGTTCGGCCCGCTGAGACGGGATGTCAGACGGTATAAGTTTGTAGATAGTCTTGCATTGTACGGCCAGCTGTTCCAAGACGCGGATGCCTATCGAGTCATGACCGGCATGACAGACGTGCCGGAGCATTGGGAGGCGATTGGCCTGCAGACGCGTGAGAAGTTGGCTCGGCATGAGCTGTTCTATGAGGATGCCGCTCCGTTTCTCTTTGTCAGGGAGCTTGCGGAGGGCGTGAGAACCCATACTGAGGTGCGGCATGTGTTCGTCGATGAAGGCCAGGACTACTCGCCCTTCCAATATGCCTTCCTTCAACGGCTGTTCCCGCGCGCCCGTATGACAGTGCTTGGCGACTTTGGCCAAGCGATCTTCGCTCAAGCGACCCAGTTGCATCAGCATGACTCGCCGCTTGTCCGTCTCTACGGTGAAGAGGAGACGTCCTTCATTAGGCTCGTTCGCAGTTACCGCTCCACACGGGAAATTGTGGCGTTTACAGGAGCGATGCTGCCTGGAGGCGAAGACATTATACCGTTCGACAGGAGCGGAGGGAAGCCCCGCCTGTGTAAGCTCGAAGGAGCTGAAGAACGGGTGATGCGTGTCCGTGAGGATCTTGCGTTGCTGCAGGACGAAGGGTTTGTTTCCATTGCAGTGATTGCGAAGACGGCGGCGGAGAGCCGGGAAGCCTGTGAGGCGTTAATGGCCTGTGGCGTCCAAGGCGCACGCCTGATTACAGAGAAGACGCTCACGTTCACAAAGGGCATCGCGGTTATTCCCGCTTATCTGGCCAAGGGCGTCGAGTTCGACGCCGTGCTGATCTGGGACGCATCCTCCCGCAGCTATAACCGAGAGAGTGAGCGTAAGCTGTTCTATACAGCTTGTACGCGCGCCATGCACCGGCTTCTGCTCTACGGGACGGGAGTATGGACGCCCTTCGTGCAGGAGCTGGATCGCTCGCTGTATGACGAATGGGAATGGAGCTCTGGAGCTTGA
- a CDS encoding DUF2294 domain-containing protein: MGVKEVSKGRMESDISKALTQWEKDYLGRGSVTVKTDILRDMVIVMLRGVLSPAEYKLAETREGLLTVKKMRSELVESGVSELAGIITHLTGLEVLSFHTDLSAKTGERMMVFRLSEDVERSLSS, from the coding sequence TTGGGGGTGAAGGAAGTGTCGAAGGGCCGGATGGAGTCGGATATCAGCAAGGCGCTGACCCAGTGGGAGAAGGATTATCTGGGACGCGGATCGGTTACCGTCAAGACAGACATCCTGCGGGATATGGTGATTGTCATGCTGAGAGGGGTCCTGTCCCCTGCGGAATATAAGCTCGCCGAGACGCGAGAGGGCCTGCTGACGGTGAAGAAGATGCGGTCTGAGCTGGTGGAATCGGGTGTCTCAGAGCTGGCAGGCATTATCACTCACTTGACGGGGCTTGAGGTGCTGTCGTTCCATACAGACTTAAGCGCCAAAACGGGCGAGCGCATGATGGTATTCAGGCTGTCGGAGGACGTGGAGAGAAGTCTGTCCTCGTAA